The Cryomorphaceae bacterium sequence TTTCAATCGCTCTCAATTCATGTAGCGAACAGAAAGGTGATGTGCGCTTCCAGGTAATTGACACCGATTTTTCAAAAGGCAGACTCACGCATGTGCAATCGGTCAACCTTGTTGATCTGGAACGCTTTCACGGCCACCTTTGCGACGGCCTCGTGGTGGGAGCCCTTGCGATGGAGGCAGCCATGCGAACACTCTACCCCAATCAGCCTGTTGACCGCACCAACCTCCGCGCAGTAAGCAAGCCCTCGCCCTGCCTTACTGATGTAGCCATTTATTTATCCGGGGGGCGCTACCAGTTCAATACATTCTACGTGGATACAGCTTTTGAAGGGCTGTATATCGTTCAACGCATCGATAATGGTAAAGCGGTGTCGGTTTCGCTGAACCAAGGGGTGAAACCGGCCGCTATTGACAGTCTGGGCAATCTGGCCGTGCAGCGAAAACTTTCGCCCTGCGGCATTGATTCACTTCGCGCCCTGGAAGATTCTTTTACCGATCAGTTATTGGCTTCCGAAGCCGGTACTATCTTCACTGTAGAGGTACTCGAGGAATTTACGTGGAATCCGGTGCTGAGCAATCAGTTTGTTAAAACCGATGTGTTGAACCGGGATGCGCCGGAGTGCAGGAACACTGGCTCCACATCCCGGGAATTGAACCCGTAGGCCTTACGCAGAAAAGCACCACCGGTCCATTCATCACACCATCCAAGGTTATGAACCATGCTTTCTAAACCACAGCCTCGTCAATGCATTCGTTCTTTCCGACCAGCCGGGATATGGCCTCTTTACCGATTCGTTCACTGACAAGCCTCGGTAATGAAGGTCTGATATGTAAACGCAGAGCTCATACCATAAATGTATTCACGCCTTTTCGTTTGAACCTGCTTTTCAATGTCAATTCGTCCAATAAAGCGACCTTCGGCCTGGCACCTTCCTCCCGCTCCAAATCCCCTCCGATTTTTACCTTTACCGCCACAAAACCGAATATATGAGCGAAATTTTGTTTAACATAAGCAACGGTGTGGGTCGCATTACCCTGAACCGCCCCGATGTACTCAATAGTTTTAACCGCAACATGGCGCTGGCCATGCAGGACGCGCTCGACGAATGCGCTTCCAACAGCGAAGTTCGATGCATCCTTATTACCGGATCCGGACGGGCATTCTGCGCCGGACAAGACCTGCAGGAAGCCATCAGCGAAGAAGGTCCCGGTCTTTTGAACATCGTAAAGGAACACTACAACCCCATCATCCTGAAAATACGCGGTATTGAAAAGCCCGTGGTGGCTGCCGTGAATGGCGTTGCCGCAGGTGCCGGTGCCAATATTGCCCTGGCCGCCGACCTTTGTGTTGCGACCGCTTCGGCTTCATTTATACAGGCTTTCAGCAAGATAGGATTGATTCCTGACAGCGGAGGCACCTTTACCCTGCCCCGCCTTGTGGGTTTTCAACGCGCTACCGCACTGATGATGCTGGGCGACAAAGTGGGCGCAAACGATGCAGCCAACATGGGCATGATTTACCGCGCAGTGCCCGACGCCGACTTTGCCGAAGAAACGGAAAAACTCTGTGCAAAGCTGGCCCTGATGCCCACCCGCGGACTCGGCCTCACCAAACGCGCACTCAACCTCTCCATGAACAACGACCTGGGTCAGCAGCTCGACGTGGAAGAAAGTCTGCAAACAAGGGCCGGCCAATCACACGACTACCACGAAGGCGTAAACGCCTTCCTGGAAAAACGCAAACCCGAATTCAAAGGAAAATGAGCAATCAAAACATGACCATTGGTGTAGTAGGTGCGGGCACCATGGGCCGCGGTATCGCGCAGGTAGCCGCTACCACCGGACACCGCGTATTGCTGTACGACAATCAGTCTGTCGGTTTGCAGGCCGCCATGCAAAGTCTCACCGGCCTGTTTGACAAACTGGTAGCCAAAGAGAAAATAAGCCGCAACGACGCCGACGCCATTTTGCAGCGCATCGAGCCGGTTGATCATTTGGACAGTATGGAGCCTTGTAACCTGATTATTGAGGCCATCGTGGAGAACCT is a genomic window containing:
- a CDS encoding 2-(1,2-epoxy-1,2-dihydrophenyl)acetyl-CoA isomerase, with product MSEILFNISNGVGRITLNRPDVLNSFNRNMALAMQDALDECASNSEVRCILITGSGRAFCAGQDLQEAISEEGPGLLNIVKEHYNPIILKIRGIEKPVVAAVNGVAAGAGANIALAADLCVATASASFIQAFSKIGLIPDSGGTFTLPRLVGFQRATALMMLGDKVGANDAANMGMIYRAVPDADFAEETEKLCAKLALMPTRGLGLTKRALNLSMNNDLGQQLDVEESLQTRAGQSHDYHEGVNAFLEKRKPEFKGK